The proteins below come from a single Acidobacteriota bacterium genomic window:
- a CDS encoding tyrosine-type recombinase/integrase has translation MATCLFHSCLASRLHEFWEMHVALGRKGSAERKILNYLDRFLVNALKPGQPITPEIAIRWFQEVEHLSTGTRINRVSVLRRFCAYLSRFDPRTCVIPRTWLPRRIRPAPYIYSVQEIRSILAAARRIGPPGSLRPAVIATLLGLLYNTGLRIGEALKLTLADVDLENQLLTIRETKFNKSRYVPVSSTTASQLADFLGLREKAGFPTNATAAVFVNPSGQAYAASRVCQVFLAILRDLGLRRHPGERGPRLHDLRHTFAVTRLALWYKQGENLNAKLPLLSTYLGHTTLIGTQTYLHATAELLEKASERFHHQFLIPDLMQSDQREVSHVEEP, from the coding sequence ATGGCGACCTGCCTGTTCCACAGTTGCCTTGCTTCCAGGCTCCACGAATTCTGGGAAATGCATGTCGCCCTGGGCCGGAAAGGATCCGCCGAAAGGAAAATCCTCAACTACCTGGATCGCTTCCTTGTGAACGCTCTCAAGCCCGGACAACCCATCACGCCCGAGATCGCCATACGCTGGTTCCAGGAAGTGGAGCATTTGAGCACGGGGACCAGGATCAATCGGGTCTCCGTGCTGCGGCGGTTCTGCGCCTATCTGAGCCGTTTTGACCCCCGGACGTGCGTGATTCCCCGCACTTGGCTTCCACGCCGCATCCGTCCAGCCCCCTATATCTATTCCGTCCAGGAAATACGTTCCATCCTGGCGGCCGCCCGTCGGATAGGGCCACCGGGCAGCCTGCGTCCGGCTGTGATCGCTACGCTCCTCGGTCTTCTATACAACACGGGCTTGCGCATCGGGGAGGCGCTGAAGCTGACACTGGCCGATGTGGACCTTGAAAACCAACTGCTGACCATCCGGGAAACGAAGTTCAACAAATCGCGCTACGTTCCCGTCTCCTCTACCACGGCTAGCCAGCTTGCTGATTTTTTAGGTCTGCGTGAGAAAGCCGGATTCCCCACCAACGCTACGGCTGCTGTCTTTGTCAACCCATCCGGACAAGCCTATGCTGCATCACGGGTCTGCCAAGTCTTCCTGGCGATTCTTCGGGATCTCGGCCTCCGCCGCCACCCGGGGGAGCGGGGCCCTCGCCTGCACGACTTGCGCCACACTTTTGCCGTGACCCGGTTAGCCTTGTGGTATAAACAGGGTGAAAACCTCAACGCCAAGCTGCCTCTGCTGTCGACCTACCTTGGACATACCACGCTCATCGGCACCCAGACTTATCTCCATGCCACGGCTGAACTTCTTGAGAAAGCGAGTGAGCGTTTCCATCATCAGTTCTTGATTCCGGACCTGATGCAATCGGATCAAAGGGAGGTGTCCCATGTCGAAGAGCCATGA
- a CDS encoding AAA family ATPase has protein sequence MIVTVGNTKGGVGKTTIAVNLAIARALAGHDVWLVDGDRQLTAQTAIGIRAENGHRPGIACACYPDGPLLRAQVLLQKEKYRDIVIDAGGRDSSALRAALVLSDVLLIPFQPRSYDVWALNDIAELVEDARSVRDGLRCFAVLNFADPGEHSRDNAEAAAAVADVPQLEYLAAPLRRRKAYANAAGSGLSVLELKPQDLKASEEVKSLVNHVFQ, from the coding sequence CATTGCCCGGGCCTTGGCGGGTCACGATGTCTGGCTGGTCGACGGGGACCGGCAGTTGACCGCCCAGACCGCCATCGGCATCCGGGCGGAGAATGGGCACCGTCCCGGCATCGCCTGCGCCTGTTACCCCGATGGGCCCCTTCTGCGCGCACAGGTGCTTCTTCAGAAGGAGAAGTACCGGGACATCGTCATCGACGCCGGCGGGCGGGACTCCTCCGCCTTGCGGGCCGCCCTGGTGCTGTCCGACGTGCTGCTGATACCGTTTCAACCCCGCAGCTACGACGTCTGGGCGCTCAACGACATCGCCGAACTGGTCGAGGACGCCCGGAGCGTCCGGGATGGGCTGCGCTGCTTCGCCGTGCTGAACTTCGCCGACCCTGGGGAGCATTCCCGGGACAACGCCGAGGCGGCAGCCGCCGTGGCCGACGTACCTCAACTGGAATACCTGGCGGCACCCCTGCGACGCCGGAAGGCCTATGCGAACGCCGCCGGGTCCGGGCTGTCGGTCCTGGAGCTGAAACCCCAGGACCTCAAAGCCAGCGAGGAGGTAAAATCACTGGTCAATCATGTTTTTCAATAG
- a CDS encoding CopG family transcriptional regulator — protein MPIVRPKPKSVESFISGAPDAVAEGTNEKKPRYVRKGRKIQITLTIAQPMLERVDALAARLGLSRAAVINLAINQGMEHGISVDAFHPETNRQNTQ, from the coding sequence ATGCCCATCGTTCGCCCCAAGCCGAAGAGTGTCGAATCCTTTATTTCCGGCGCACCGGACGCCGTTGCGGAAGGGACTAACGAGAAAAAGCCCCGCTATGTCCGCAAGGGCCGCAAGATCCAGATCACCCTGACCATCGCCCAGCCGATGCTGGAGCGGGTGGACGCGCTGGCCGCAAGGCTCGGTCTGAGCCGGGCCGCCGTCATCAACCTGGCCATCAACCAGGGTATGGAGCACGGCATCAGCGTGGACGCCTTTCATCCGGAGACAAACCGCCAGAATACCCAATGA
- a CDS encoding DUF1738 domain-containing protein: MSQKIYDMITDRIIALLEAGVVPWRKPWKAGESAPRNLVSRKAYRGINAMLLAHTGFSSPYFLTFNQAKALGGRVKKDEHGFTVIFWKFIDAKKARKEDEDAELERDRKGRIPLLRYYHVFNLDQVEGIPEGKIPAKPAAIPAEFHTIEEAEAIVEGMPQRPEIRHHAGDRAFYRPATDTVTLPNREQFTNLEEYFSTLYHELVHATGASSRLARKYLETYAAFGSEEYSQEELVAEMGAGFLCAVAGIAPKTLENSAAYVDSWLKALRNDRRAVVIAAGQAQKAADFILGAKAAEDDGEEAAE; encoded by the coding sequence ATGAGCCAGAAGATTTACGACATGATCACGGACCGCATCATCGCCCTGCTGGAAGCGGGCGTCGTCCCGTGGCGCAAACCCTGGAAGGCCGGGGAATCCGCCCCCCGGAACCTCGTTTCCCGGAAGGCCTATCGCGGCATCAATGCCATGCTGCTGGCCCACACCGGCTTCTCGTCCCCGTATTTTTTGACCTTCAACCAGGCGAAGGCCCTCGGCGGCCGGGTCAAGAAGGACGAACACGGTTTCACGGTCATCTTCTGGAAGTTCATCGACGCGAAGAAGGCCCGGAAGGAAGACGAGGACGCGGAACTCGAACGCGACCGCAAGGGAAGGATCCCGCTGCTCCGCTACTATCACGTGTTCAACCTGGACCAGGTGGAAGGCATCCCCGAAGGCAAGATTCCCGCGAAGCCTGCCGCGATTCCGGCAGAGTTTCACACCATCGAGGAGGCGGAAGCCATCGTCGAAGGGATGCCCCAGCGCCCGGAAATCCGCCACCACGCCGGGGACCGCGCCTTCTACCGCCCCGCCACCGACACCGTGACCCTGCCCAACCGGGAGCAATTCACGAACCTGGAGGAGTACTTTTCCACACTCTACCACGAACTTGTCCACGCGACCGGCGCGAGCTCCCGCCTGGCCCGGAAATACCTGGAAACCTACGCCGCTTTCGGCTCCGAGGAGTACAGCCAGGAAGAGTTGGTGGCCGAGATGGGCGCGGGTTTCCTGTGCGCCGTGGCGGGGATCGCCCCGAAGACCCTCGAGAACTCCGCCGCGTACGTCGATTCCTGGCTGAAGGCCCTGCGCAACGACCGGCGCGCCGTGGTCATCGCCGCCGGGCAGGCCCAGAAGGCGGCCGATTTCATCCTCGGGGCGAAGGCCGCCGAAGACGACGGGGAAGAAGCCGCCGAATGA
- a CDS encoding tyrosine-type recombinase/integrase: MLEYWYQDQRTLRDFRRRPLGPFFDGLAARLKERGYVHHTAQKILSKCNLFNSYLIEQGLTECEKITPAHSEAFLDCFFTDFQITGDDRNPRTLMRGLLKHMFQYLEEKKIIHPSPPNPIPSRYRWLLVPYLQYLREEREFTEETIRQTCNTLRHFLDSLGENVTPQHMKRLKADVVDAYVKQNLQETRENLRQMIGRLRGFLQVCASHQLISRDLSGVLPAIPSYKLASLPKGMEDESLQRILNIIPTDSAGGARDYAILILMMAYGLRGRSITTLLLEDLNWPRSTIRIRTCKGGKEVVLPLLEAVGEAILRYLRFRPATSYREVFLYTRAPFLPIKNLAVAAVVRKKMIKAGVKTPKGGARTLRHSWAIRALVHDSSIKSIADVLGHRDLNTTFIYAKADLKTLRQVAMPWPEER; encoded by the coding sequence ATGCTTGAGTACTGGTACCAAGATCAGCGGACTTTGCGTGATTTTCGGCGCAGACCGTTAGGCCCATTCTTTGACGGGTTGGCGGCTCGATTGAAAGAAAGAGGGTACGTCCATCATACGGCGCAGAAAATCCTCAGCAAGTGCAATCTGTTCAACAGCTACCTGATCGAGCAGGGGCTTACGGAGTGTGAAAAGATTACTCCGGCCCATAGTGAGGCGTTTCTGGATTGCTTTTTCACCGATTTTCAGATTACCGGGGATGATCGGAACCCACGGACTTTGATGCGGGGATTACTGAAACACATGTTCCAGTACCTGGAGGAAAAGAAGATCATCCATCCATCCCCTCCCAACCCGATACCAAGCCGGTATCGTTGGCTTTTAGTTCCCTATTTGCAATATCTACGCGAAGAGCGCGAATTCACCGAGGAAACCATTCGGCAAACCTGTAATACTTTGCGCCATTTTCTGGATAGCTTGGGTGAGAACGTGACACCTCAGCACATGAAGAGACTTAAGGCCGACGTGGTCGACGCATACGTGAAACAGAATCTGCAAGAAACTCGGGAGAACCTCAGGCAAATGATTGGCAGGTTGCGAGGCTTCCTCCAAGTCTGTGCGAGTCACCAACTGATTTCCAGGGACCTGTCTGGGGTGCTCCCCGCCATCCCTTCTTATAAGCTGGCTTCCTTGCCCAAGGGGATGGAGGACGAGTCGTTGCAGCGCATTCTAAACATCATTCCGACGGACTCGGCGGGTGGAGCCAGGGACTATGCCATCCTGATACTGATGATGGCCTACGGGCTAAGGGGCAGGAGCATCACAACACTGCTTTTGGAGGATCTCAACTGGCCACGTTCAACCATTCGCATCCGCACTTGCAAGGGCGGGAAAGAAGTCGTGCTTCCTCTGCTGGAAGCTGTCGGCGAGGCCATTCTGCGGTATCTCCGTTTCCGCCCCGCAACGTCATACCGCGAGGTATTCCTCTACACCCGGGCTCCTTTCCTTCCGATCAAGAACCTGGCAGTGGCTGCCGTGGTCCGCAAAAAAATGATCAAAGCCGGTGTCAAGACGCCCAAGGGCGGGGCAAGAACACTGCGCCATTCCTGGGCCATCCGGGCGCTCGTACACGATTCGTCAATCAAGTCCATTGCCGATGTGCTTGGCCATCGTGATCTGAATACGACTTTCATCTATGCCAAGGCCGACCTCAAGACTCTCCGGCAGGTGGCCATGCCTTGGCCCGAAGAGAGGTGA